A region of Dermabacter vaginalis DNA encodes the following proteins:
- a CDS encoding flavodoxin domain-containing protein, translated as MKALILNASIYGHSGRYAEMVASALTDAGWDVHTLTTKGFTVEAATTTLGGEPDLVVYAGGNYAGKLHDVKAFVNAAHAFTNARLVLLSVAWADPSRTEDVEKVHRANLPSDVYERTERFHARGGLAHSKVSFAHKAALTGVHAFMKATPASKRHANDQEMLDTWGTDTDFVKRENIEPLLKALLG; from the coding sequence ATGAAAGCCCTCATCCTCAACGCCTCGATCTACGGGCACTCCGGCCGATACGCCGAGATGGTCGCGAGCGCCCTCACGGATGCGGGCTGGGACGTGCACACCCTCACCACCAAAGGATTCACCGTCGAGGCGGCAACAACGACGCTCGGAGGTGAACCCGACCTCGTCGTGTACGCGGGCGGCAATTATGCGGGCAAGCTCCACGACGTCAAAGCCTTTGTGAACGCCGCGCACGCCTTCACGAACGCACGCCTCGTGCTGCTCTCCGTAGCCTGGGCTGACCCGAGCCGCACCGAGGACGTCGAGAAGGTGCATCGCGCGAACCTCCCGAGCGACGTGTATGAGCGCACCGAACGCTTTCACGCGCGCGGCGGCCTCGCCCACTCCAAGGTGTCTTTCGCCCACAAGGCTGCCCTCACGGGCGTGCACGCCTTCATGAAGGCGACGCCCGCGAGCAAACGCCACGCGAACGACCAGGAAATGCTCGACACGTGGGGCACGGACACCGACTTCGTCAAGCGCGAGAACATCGAGCCGTTGCTCAAAGCGCTCCTCGGCTGA
- a CDS encoding multicopper oxidase domain-containing protein: MHSRDARPEGFTRRSWHRKASKPVSYWMIALVIAVAAHPLIPQFRWLLVHMVTLGLVTTSIMVWGQHFTEALLKTRLGEETRPKQVARIWALTASIILTMAGMLANLPLLTVLGAIGVSAMILWYAFALGAQLKAALAPRFAFVVRAYLIAACLLPFGAALGAILAFSPGEPWQGRLLLAHQIVNILGFVGVTVSATLLTLWPTVLRTKLDTAKATRASRFLIVMVIGTLIAMLGALVDNVLVGLAGLTLYILGQVVIGLLLVALARQSSRQVRREPLALFPVLSIGAGALWFLGTCVALWGLWFSSIGSSDGSPVTSPLNFSLTAARLHDLSVPFVAGFLLQVLLGAMSYLLPASMGGGPRALKAGLAVMSRWAVFRVVALNLALGMFAFASISGMVGEALFDALTFGTFAPSQFGSVTRVLVSAVAFLVLASFIVLMLRMVKVNLRERLEFKERSAQLGMPGIGAPANPQQSGTSGSAPAAIASGVSSTPALAHEGEARREPATLGRRHLTSALAGAGTVFSLAAVGRAFDGTLAGATAVGIPSQGAGSEHGAGPAIAPTGRTTRLTVEANAEMRFVPNTLEVPAGDRLEIEVHNVDPANTHDLVLDTGAHTERLHPGDTVVLEAGVVTAPIEGWCSIVGHRAMGMTLTITPTGARTSGSHSSDGGAAGVGTDPLARVSADLTSAPGSSRTRRDPVMPAVPSPATPQKLAFTVTEENLEIAPGIAMESMVYNGEVMGPVITSPLGGKIELTLTNSGDMGHSIDFHAGTVAPNRYMRTIAPGESLTYPFTTDYAGAWLYHCSTAPMTMHLSGGMYGILIVPPQGLAPADREYVLVQSEHYLAPEASTGADGSPAQGPDGCALHAISSEKIFAERPDFTVFNGHANQYVHEPLEAKVGERVRIWVLAAGPSRGIAFHVVGTVFDTVFKEGEYLLRPDNTTGGGAQALDLGSCQGGFVEMVFHEEGTYKAVNHQFVDLERGALALIHVTA; the protein is encoded by the coding sequence GTGCACTCGAGAGATGCTCGCCCCGAAGGTTTCACCCGTCGAAGCTGGCATAGGAAGGCCTCGAAACCCGTCTCCTACTGGATGATCGCGCTCGTCATCGCCGTCGCAGCGCACCCGCTCATCCCGCAGTTCCGGTGGCTTCTTGTGCACATGGTGACCCTCGGCCTCGTCACCACGTCGATCATGGTGTGGGGTCAGCATTTCACGGAGGCTCTTCTCAAGACCCGCCTTGGTGAGGAAACTCGGCCGAAGCAAGTGGCGCGCATTTGGGCTCTCACCGCCTCGATCATCCTCACGATGGCGGGCATGCTCGCGAATCTCCCGCTCCTCACGGTGCTGGGCGCCATCGGCGTGAGCGCCATGATCCTGTGGTACGCCTTCGCTCTTGGTGCGCAGCTTAAGGCGGCCCTCGCTCCACGCTTCGCGTTCGTGGTACGGGCGTACCTCATTGCCGCGTGCCTCCTCCCCTTCGGCGCAGCGCTCGGCGCGATCCTCGCGTTCTCCCCCGGCGAGCCGTGGCAAGGGCGCCTGCTTCTCGCGCATCAGATCGTGAATATTCTCGGCTTCGTGGGCGTCACGGTTTCGGCAACGCTGCTCACGCTATGGCCCACGGTCTTACGCACGAAGCTCGATACGGCGAAAGCCACGCGAGCCTCGCGTTTCCTCATCGTCATGGTGATCGGCACGCTCATCGCGATGCTCGGTGCTCTCGTGGACAATGTTCTCGTGGGGCTCGCGGGTCTCACCCTCTACATTCTCGGCCAGGTCGTCATCGGCCTGCTCCTCGTGGCGCTCGCGCGGCAATCATCCCGCCAGGTGCGCCGCGAGCCACTTGCCCTGTTCCCCGTGCTCTCGATCGGTGCGGGCGCACTCTGGTTCCTCGGCACGTGCGTGGCGCTGTGGGGGCTGTGGTTCAGCTCGATCGGCAGTTCCGACGGTTCCCCGGTCACCTCGCCCCTCAACTTTTCGCTCACCGCGGCACGCCTTCATGACCTGAGCGTCCCCTTCGTCGCGGGTTTCCTCCTCCAAGTGCTCCTCGGCGCGATGAGTTACCTTTTGCCGGCCTCGATGGGTGGAGGCCCGCGTGCTCTCAAGGCTGGCCTCGCCGTCATGAGTCGCTGGGCAGTTTTCCGCGTCGTTGCGCTCAATCTCGCGCTTGGCATGTTTGCGTTCGCGAGCATCTCGGGCATGGTTGGCGAGGCGCTCTTTGATGCTCTCACGTTCGGCACGTTCGCACCGAGCCAATTCGGCTCGGTCACGCGGGTTCTGGTTTCCGCGGTGGCGTTTCTCGTGCTCGCCTCTTTCATCGTCCTCATGCTCCGCATGGTCAAGGTGAATCTGCGCGAGCGCCTCGAATTCAAGGAGCGCTCGGCCCAGCTCGGAATGCCCGGCATAGGTGCTCCCGCAAACCCGCAGCAGTCGGGGACGAGCGGCTCGGCCCCGGCTGCCATTGCCTCCGGCGTGAGCTCCACTCCCGCTCTGGCGCATGAAGGTGAGGCTCGCCGTGAGCCGGCAACACTCGGCCGGCGCCACCTCACGAGCGCACTCGCAGGCGCGGGAACGGTCTTTTCCCTCGCCGCGGTCGGGCGTGCCTTCGACGGCACGCTCGCGGGCGCGACCGCCGTCGGAATCCCCTCCCAAGGCGCCGGCTCCGAGCACGGTGCAGGCCCGGCCATCGCTCCCACCGGCCGCACGACCCGCCTCACGGTCGAAGCCAACGCCGAAATGCGTTTCGTGCCGAATACGCTCGAGGTGCCCGCGGGCGATCGGCTTGAGATCGAGGTGCACAACGTCGATCCCGCGAACACCCACGATCTCGTTCTCGATACCGGTGCCCACACGGAGCGCCTGCATCCAGGTGACACGGTCGTGCTCGAGGCCGGAGTGGTCACCGCGCCCATCGAGGGGTGGTGCTCAATCGTTGGCCACCGCGCGATGGGCATGACCCTCACCATCACCCCAACCGGCGCACGCACGAGCGGAAGTCACAGCAGTGACGGTGGCGCGGCAGGCGTCGGAACGGATCCCCTTGCCCGAGTGAGCGCCGATCTCACCTCCGCACCCGGCTCCTCCCGCACGCGGCGCGATCCGGTGATGCCCGCCGTCCCCTCCCCGGCCACGCCGCAAAAACTCGCCTTCACCGTCACCGAGGAAAACCTCGAGATCGCGCCCGGCATCGCGATGGAGTCGATGGTGTACAACGGCGAGGTGATGGGGCCCGTGATCACCTCCCCCCTTGGCGGAAAAATCGAATTAACCCTCACCAACAGCGGCGACATGGGGCACTCGATCGACTTCCACGCGGGCACCGTTGCACCTAATCGCTACATGCGCACGATCGCACCTGGTGAAAGCCTCACCTACCCCTTCACCACTGACTACGCGGGCGCGTGGCTCTACCACTGCTCGACCGCGCCCATGACGATGCACCTCTCCGGCGGCATGTATGGAATCCTCATCGTCCCGCCGCAGGGACTCGCGCCGGCCGATCGCGAATACGTACTCGTGCAATCCGAGCACTACCTCGCCCCGGAGGCCAGCACCGGCGCGGATGGAAGCCCGGCTCAGGGGCCCGACGGTTGCGCGCTTCACGCCATTTCCTCGGAGAAAATCTTCGCCGAGCGCCCCGACTTCACCGTGTTCAACGGGCACGCGAACCAGTACGTGCACGAGCCGCTCGAAGCGAAAGTCGGCGAGCGCGTGCGCATCTGGGTACTCGCCGCGGGACCGAGCCGAGGGATTGCCTTCCACGTGGTGGGAACGGTGTTCGACACGGTGTTCAAGGAAGGCGAGTATCTCCTGCGCCCCGACAACACGACGGGCGGCGGGGCACAAGCCCTCGATCTCGGCAGCTGCCAGGGCGGCTTCGTTGAAATGGTGTTCCACGAGGAAGGCACGTACAAGGCCGTCAATCACCAGTTCGTGGACCTCGAACGCGGCGCCCTCGCACTCATTCACGTGACAGCCTGA
- the sucC gene encoding ADP-forming succinate--CoA ligase subunit beta, translating into MDLLEHQARDVFARHGVPVLPGILARTPAEARAAADKLGTPVLVVKAQVKVGGRGKAGGVKVVRTPVEAEEAARAILGMDIKGHTVHSVLVAEGAEIAEEYYFSILLDRSSHGLTALCSKEGGVEIEQLAKERPEALARVEIDPLEGLTAEAARDLLEAAGFDVEQVGAIARVLERLWEVYRDEDATLVEVNPLVRTAGGEILALDGKVSIDDNALFRHESFAAFAAEENADPLEEEARRLGLNYVKLDGEVGVVGNGAGLVMSSLDVVAYAGRDFGGIHPANFLDIGGGASASVMADGLGLVLADPQVKSVFINVFGGITACDQVALGIVGALEKLGDRATKPIVVRLDGNAVEEGREVLRRAKHPLVHIADSMDDAARQAAALAAGK; encoded by the coding sequence GTGGATCTTCTCGAACATCAAGCGCGCGATGTGTTTGCGCGCCATGGCGTCCCCGTTCTTCCCGGAATTCTCGCGAGGACCCCGGCTGAGGCGCGCGCCGCCGCCGACAAACTCGGTACACCGGTGCTTGTCGTCAAGGCCCAGGTCAAGGTCGGCGGTCGCGGTAAGGCCGGCGGCGTTAAGGTCGTGCGCACACCAGTCGAAGCCGAAGAGGCCGCACGCGCGATCCTCGGCATGGACATCAAGGGCCACACGGTTCATTCCGTGCTCGTTGCCGAGGGCGCCGAGATCGCCGAGGAGTACTACTTCTCTATCCTTCTGGACCGTTCCTCGCACGGCCTCACGGCTCTGTGCTCGAAGGAGGGCGGCGTAGAGATCGAACAGCTGGCGAAAGAGCGCCCCGAGGCACTTGCCCGCGTGGAGATTGACCCTCTCGAGGGCCTCACAGCGGAAGCTGCGCGCGATCTTCTCGAAGCTGCGGGCTTCGATGTCGAGCAGGTCGGCGCCATCGCCCGGGTTCTCGAGCGGCTGTGGGAGGTGTATCGCGACGAAGACGCGACCCTCGTCGAAGTCAACCCTCTCGTGAGAACCGCGGGGGGAGAGATCCTCGCGCTCGACGGCAAGGTTTCCATCGACGATAACGCTCTCTTCCGCCACGAAAGCTTCGCCGCTTTCGCCGCGGAAGAAAATGCCGACCCTCTCGAGGAGGAAGCGCGGCGCCTCGGCCTCAATTACGTGAAGCTCGATGGCGAAGTCGGCGTTGTGGGCAACGGTGCGGGTCTCGTGATGTCGTCTCTCGATGTTGTCGCCTACGCGGGCCGTGACTTTGGTGGGATTCACCCCGCGAACTTCCTTGATATCGGCGGCGGTGCCTCGGCGAGCGTCATGGCTGACGGCCTCGGGTTGGTCCTCGCCGACCCTCAGGTGAAAAGCGTATTTATCAACGTGTTTGGCGGGATTACCGCGTGCGATCAAGTCGCCCTCGGCATCGTGGGCGCCCTCGAGAAGCTCGGTGACCGCGCGACGAAACCGATCGTCGTGAGGCTCGACGGCAACGCCGTGGAGGAGGGGCGCGAGGTTCTTCGCCGCGCGAAGCACCCACTCGTGCACATCGCGGATTCAATGGACGACGCCGCGAGGCAAGCCGCCGCGCTCGCCGCTGGAAAGTAG
- the sucD gene encoding succinate--CoA ligase subunit alpha has protein sequence MAIFLDDHSRIIVQGITGSEGLKHARRMSAAGAQIVGGVNPKKAGSDVDLGNRRTPVFGTVAEAMRETGANVSVVFVPPRFAKGAVIEAIEAGMPLVVVITEGIPVLDTVEFHARAKASGRTRIIGPNCPGIVSPGLSNAGIIPDHITGRGPIGLVSKSGTLTYQMMHELSDIGFTTAIGIGGDPVVGTTHIDALEAFEADPATELIVMIGEIGGDAEERAAEFIRAKVTKPVVGYIAGFTAPEGKTMGHAGAIVSGSSGTARAKKAALEAAGVRVGTSPSETARLVREAL, from the coding sequence ATGGCGATTTTTCTTGACGACCACTCCCGCATCATCGTGCAGGGCATCACCGGAAGCGAAGGGCTCAAGCACGCGCGCCGCATGAGCGCCGCCGGCGCCCAGATCGTGGGTGGGGTCAACCCGAAGAAAGCCGGGAGCGACGTGGACCTCGGCAACCGTCGGACCCCCGTTTTTGGCACGGTGGCCGAGGCGATGCGCGAAACCGGCGCAAACGTGTCCGTGGTGTTCGTGCCACCCAGATTTGCGAAGGGGGCCGTGATCGAGGCGATCGAGGCGGGCATGCCACTCGTCGTCGTCATCACGGAGGGCATCCCGGTTCTGGACACGGTCGAGTTTCATGCGCGCGCGAAGGCGAGCGGCCGCACGCGTATCATCGGGCCGAACTGCCCGGGGATCGTTTCGCCGGGGCTGTCCAATGCAGGGATCATCCCCGATCACATCACGGGCCGGGGCCCAATCGGGCTCGTCTCGAAATCGGGCACCCTCACGTATCAGATGATGCACGAACTTTCCGACATCGGCTTCACGACCGCGATCGGTATCGGCGGCGACCCGGTCGTGGGCACGACCCATATCGACGCCCTCGAGGCTTTTGAGGCCGATCCCGCGACCGAGCTCATCGTGATGATCGGTGAAATCGGGGGAGACGCCGAGGAGCGCGCCGCCGAATTCATCCGCGCGAAGGTCACGAAACCCGTCGTTGGCTACATCGCCGGCTTTACCGCCCCCGAAGGCAAAACAATGGGGCACGCGGGCGCAATTGTGAGCGGCTCAAGCGGCACGGCGCGCGCGAAGAAGGCGGCGCTCGAGGCCGCAGGCGTGCGCGTGGGAACGAGCCCGAGTGAGACCGCGAGGCTCGTACGAGAGGCCCTCTAG
- a CDS encoding Cmx/CmrA family chloramphenicol efflux MFS transporter — MPFALYLLALVVFAMGTSEFMLAGLVPDISRYFGLSVGTAGLLTSAFAAGMVIGAPVMAAFTRRLPVKATLLGCVIGFALTHIIGALTPHFTVLFITRVIAAIVNAGFLAVALGAATKLVAPDAKGRAVAVLLAGTTVATVAGVPAGTLLGTALGWQSTFWAIALLCIPAAIGIAAGFTTKADDSSKEESSSTSLRVELAQLSSPRLVLTMLLAALVNAGTFATLTFLAPIVTDTAGLTQWWVPVALVFFGVGSFIGVTVAGRLSDARPRIVIVGGGSVLVLGWVALALFATNPVALLGLVFAQGVVGFAVGSTLITRVLYAAAGAPTMAGSYATAALNVGAAAGPVLASAALSVMPGALGPVWVAVLVTTTALLLAVPLLRLIAPVESEVVK; from the coding sequence ATGCCTTTCGCTCTTTATCTTCTTGCCCTGGTGGTCTTTGCCATGGGTACTTCCGAATTCATGCTCGCCGGCCTCGTGCCCGACATTTCCAGATACTTCGGCCTTTCCGTGGGGACCGCTGGTCTCCTGACGTCGGCGTTCGCCGCAGGGATGGTAATCGGTGCACCTGTGATGGCCGCGTTCACTCGTCGCCTCCCTGTAAAAGCGACACTCCTGGGTTGCGTGATCGGTTTCGCGCTGACCCATATCATCGGGGCTCTCACCCCGCACTTCACTGTTCTGTTTATCACGCGCGTGATCGCGGCGATCGTTAATGCAGGCTTCTTGGCGGTCGCGTTGGGTGCGGCAACAAAACTCGTAGCACCCGATGCCAAAGGTCGGGCCGTGGCGGTTCTGCTGGCGGGTACCACCGTCGCCACCGTCGCAGGCGTCCCCGCGGGTACGCTACTTGGTACGGCACTTGGCTGGCAGTCGACGTTCTGGGCGATCGCACTTCTCTGCATCCCCGCTGCGATCGGCATCGCTGCGGGCTTCACCACTAAAGCCGACGACTCGTCAAAGGAGGAGTCGTCCTCGACCTCGTTGCGCGTGGAGCTGGCGCAGCTGTCCTCTCCGCGCCTCGTCCTAACGATGCTGCTCGCTGCCCTTGTGAATGCCGGCACATTCGCCACGCTGACCTTTCTCGCGCCGATCGTTACGGACACCGCCGGCCTGACCCAGTGGTGGGTGCCGGTGGCGCTTGTGTTCTTCGGCGTCGGCTCCTTCATCGGCGTCACCGTTGCGGGACGGCTCTCGGATGCCCGACCCCGCATCGTCATCGTGGGCGGTGGCAGCGTTCTGGTGCTCGGGTGGGTCGCGCTGGCGCTCTTCGCAACGAACCCCGTCGCCCTGCTCGGGCTCGTTTTCGCTCAGGGTGTGGTGGGGTTCGCCGTCGGGAGCACGCTGATCACGCGAGTGCTTTATGCCGCGGCGGGTGCGCCCACCATGGCGGGGTCATACGCGACAGCGGCACTCAACGTGGGCGCGGCAGCCGGTCCCGTGCTCGCCTCTGCCGCACTCAGCGTTATGCCGGGCGCGCTCGGACCCGTTTGGGTAGCCGTGCTCGTGACCACCACGGCACTACTGCTCGCAGTTCCGCTTCTTCGGCTGATTGCACCCGTCGAGAGCGAGGTGGTCAAGTGA
- a CDS encoding IS481 family transposase, which yields MTHANAPLTVEGRRRLVARCRTRPISHVAAEMGVSRATASKWVNRYKRFGKVGLMDRSSSPIRQPSATPGRLVKQIESMRREHKWSASRIAFELKQAGTPVSRRTITRLLAQLGLNQRKFIDPNGETNREPQHITTKRPGHMVHLDVKKVGRIPDGGGWRVHGKGSEKAKAVARKKTRGTKTGYVYLHSAIDGHTRLAYTEALPDEKAVTAVAFLGRARAWFAEHGIAGIERVVTDNGSCYRSAAFRDAVGTSRHQRITPYTPRHNGKVERYNRILAEEFLYARTWRSEDERATALEVWNRHYNYHRPHGAHDGQPPASATPTRVNNLMTSYI from the coding sequence GTGACGCACGCAAACGCGCCCCTGACGGTCGAAGGTCGTCGTCGACTCGTCGCGCGCTGTCGGACTCGACCCATTTCTCATGTTGCCGCCGAGATGGGGGTCTCCCGTGCGACCGCCTCGAAATGGGTCAACCGATACAAACGATTCGGGAAGGTCGGCCTAATGGACCGCTCGTCGTCGCCGATCCGGCAGCCCTCTGCAACGCCTGGCCGCCTCGTGAAGCAGATCGAGTCAATGCGACGAGAACATAAATGGTCGGCGTCGCGTATCGCATTCGAGCTCAAGCAAGCGGGAACACCGGTCAGCCGGCGCACCATCACCCGGCTCCTCGCGCAGCTGGGCCTGAACCAGCGCAAGTTTATTGACCCCAACGGCGAGACGAACCGGGAACCGCAACACATCACCACCAAACGTCCCGGCCACATGGTGCACCTGGACGTGAAGAAGGTCGGTCGCATCCCCGATGGCGGCGGGTGGCGCGTGCACGGCAAAGGCAGCGAGAAGGCTAAAGCTGTTGCACGTAAGAAGACCCGAGGCACGAAGACGGGGTACGTCTATCTGCATTCGGCCATCGACGGGCACACCCGACTCGCGTACACCGAAGCGTTGCCGGATGAGAAAGCCGTCACTGCCGTCGCGTTCCTCGGGCGTGCAAGAGCTTGGTTCGCCGAGCACGGCATCGCCGGGATCGAGCGCGTCGTAACCGACAACGGCTCCTGCTACCGATCCGCAGCTTTCCGCGACGCAGTCGGGACCAGCCGACACCAGCGCATCACCCCATACACGCCCCGACACAACGGCAAAGTCGAGCGCTACAACCGGATCCTCGCCGAAGAGTTTCTCTACGCTCGCACCTGGCGCTCAGAAGACGAACGCGCTACCGCGCTCGAAGTGTGGAACCGGCACTACAACTATCACCGTCCCCACGGCGCTCACGACGGGCAACCGCCCGCCTCTGCGACACCGACACGAGTCAACAACCTCATGACCTCATACATCTAG
- a CDS encoding MFS transporter: MNLSPDAPASRRGGARRNGGTFLLVVLCIPMFLVLLDVLAMNVAMPTVGRTFHVPVARWAQVVDAYTVPLALALLPAGWLVDRIGPRRALLVGITVFTAASLLGGLAGTWLVVLMARWGQGLAAAVMLPAGLAALSQAWPEPGERAKALGAWSSISAVATALGPAVGGLLVAALSWRAVFWINVPLGLFAAWGTGRQLHAARPAVLHAGPPAAAGRGEMAKRALVGSVIAAAMMTSGANGTLQAVTVHLQSGLGMGAGPTGLLLLLATAPFVVLGPLSGRAVVRLGRRRVAALGFGVGAVGLATLGRLPGTMGLAPGLLGIGVGLGLMTSAIVGESLSAWPGRPGVASGLNNALRQTGTSLGVALGGWAAGWWSGTPLLVRTGAAAGLWWVGAAVLVLVTFTRSRRSRKNPR, encoded by the coding sequence ATGAACCTCTCTCCTGATGCCCCCGCCTCACGCCGGGGTGGTGCCCGCCGCAACGGCGGGACATTCCTGCTCGTAGTGTTGTGCATCCCCATGTTCCTGGTGCTGCTGGATGTGTTGGCCATGAACGTGGCGATGCCTACGGTCGGCCGCACCTTCCATGTGCCCGTGGCGCGCTGGGCCCAGGTCGTGGATGCCTACACCGTGCCCCTCGCCCTCGCGCTGCTGCCCGCCGGGTGGTTGGTCGACCGCATCGGGCCACGTCGCGCCCTGCTGGTCGGCATCACCGTGTTCACCGCCGCGTCGTTGCTCGGAGGGCTGGCCGGGACATGGCTCGTGGTCCTGATGGCCCGCTGGGGTCAGGGGTTGGCTGCTGCCGTGATGCTGCCGGCCGGGTTGGCCGCCCTGAGCCAGGCATGGCCCGAGCCCGGTGAGCGAGCCAAGGCCTTGGGGGCCTGGTCGAGCATCAGCGCCGTGGCGACCGCGCTGGGACCCGCCGTGGGCGGTCTACTCGTCGCCGCGCTGTCATGGCGGGCCGTGTTCTGGATCAATGTGCCCCTCGGCCTCTTCGCCGCGTGGGGGACCGGGCGCCAGCTGCATGCGGCTCGCCCTGCGGTCCTGCACGCCGGCCCGCCCGCCGCCGCTGGTCGAGGTGAGATGGCCAAGCGTGCGCTGGTCGGGTCCGTGATCGCGGCCGCGATGATGACCTCGGGCGCGAACGGCACTCTCCAGGCCGTCACGGTCCACTTGCAGTCCGGGCTCGGGATGGGTGCCGGGCCGACTGGACTGCTGCTGTTGCTCGCCACAGCGCCATTCGTCGTGCTCGGCCCCCTCTCGGGGAGGGCTGTCGTCCGCCTCGGCCGACGCCGCGTCGCTGCCCTGGGATTCGGCGTCGGCGCCGTGGGACTCGCGACGCTGGGCCGGCTGCCGGGAACCATGGGGCTCGCCCCAGGGCTGCTGGGCATCGGGGTCGGCCTCGGGTTGATGACCTCCGCCATCGTGGGCGAAAGCCTGTCCGCCTGGCCTGGCCGCCCAGGAGTGGCCAGCGGGCTCAACAACGCCCTCCGACAGACAGGAACCAGCCTCGGCGTGGCCCTCGGAGGCTGGGCAGCCGGATGGTGGAGCGGAACGCCGCTGCTCGTGAGAACCGGAGCCGCAGCAGGACTTTGGTGGGTCGGAGCAGCCGTCCTGGTCTTGGTCACTTTCACCCGCTCCCGCAGGTCGAGGAAGAACCCGCGATGA
- a CDS encoding ArsR/SmtB family transcription factor, with protein sequence MDPQPDIASVAAHFADRSRAAMMLELLDGNARPVTRLAQVAGVRTSTASEHLSRLAGAGLLVVEPEGRVRRYRLAGPHVAVVLESLIPLASTPGVTGLRQASQWDRLRVARSCYDHLAGSLGTDILAGLVEVETLRRTDGIQGTVRGPLDAIAGPTATGYVLGPHAAQHFARIGIDLAVVQAGRRPLLKVCTDWTEQRHHLAGGLGAALMRALIDRGWIERRPGRRDLLIHKPEDIQDWLTTA encoded by the coding sequence ATGGACCCACAGCCAGACATCGCCTCGGTGGCCGCGCACTTCGCCGATCGGTCACGCGCCGCGATGATGCTCGAACTGCTCGACGGCAACGCCCGCCCCGTGACGCGCCTGGCCCAGGTGGCAGGGGTGCGCACCTCCACCGCCAGCGAGCACCTGTCCCGCCTGGCGGGGGCAGGACTGCTCGTCGTCGAGCCCGAGGGACGGGTGCGTCGCTACCGGCTCGCAGGCCCCCACGTCGCGGTGGTCCTGGAGTCGTTGATCCCTCTGGCGTCCACCCCTGGCGTCACGGGGCTACGCCAGGCCAGCCAGTGGGACCGGTTGCGGGTGGCGCGCAGCTGCTACGACCACCTGGCCGGCAGTCTGGGCACCGACATCCTGGCGGGCCTGGTCGAGGTCGAGACACTGCGCCGCACCGACGGCATCCAGGGCACCGTTCGGGGTCCGCTCGATGCCATCGCCGGCCCGACGGCCACCGGCTACGTGCTGGGTCCCCACGCTGCCCAGCACTTCGCCCGGATCGGTATTGACCTCGCCGTGGTGCAGGCTGGGCGTCGTCCCCTGCTGAAGGTGTGTACGGACTGGACCGAGCAACGCCACCACCTCGCTGGAGGACTCGGAGCCGCGCTCATGCGCGCCCTCATCGACCGAGGGTGGATCGAACGCCGCCCCGGACGGCGCGACCTCCTAATCCACAAACCAGAGGACATTCAAGACTGGCTCACCACTGCCTGA
- a CDS encoding metal-dependent transcriptional regulator — MTDLIDTTEMYLKTVFELLELGITPMRARIAERLHQSGPTVSQTVARMERDGLLFLDDARVIHLSLEGERIATGVMRKHRLAERHLIDVIGLEYSKVHEEACRWEHVMSLDVERKIASLLKPPYRDPYGNPIPGLAELGCGLEDIHPGVAEGVNGSNVRQSAGQRLVDCDLSGGERRVRVASIGEVIQSDVTFLADLENHGIVPGADVRVYADADAIVLEAVAGESISLTPSDAGHIGVDLV, encoded by the coding sequence GTGACTGACCTGATCGACACGACGGAGATGTACCTCAAAACGGTGTTTGAACTCCTCGAACTCGGGATTACACCGATGCGGGCACGGATCGCGGAGCGCCTTCACCAATCGGGCCCCACTGTTTCGCAAACGGTCGCGCGGATGGAACGCGATGGGCTGCTCTTTCTTGACGATGCGCGCGTGATCCACCTCAGCCTCGAAGGTGAACGAATCGCTACGGGGGTCATGCGTAAGCATCGACTTGCCGAGCGCCATTTGATCGACGTCATTGGGCTCGAGTATTCGAAGGTGCACGAGGAGGCGTGCCGATGGGAACACGTCATGAGCCTCGACGTGGAGCGGAAGATCGCCTCTCTTTTGAAGCCCCCGTACCGTGATCCGTACGGCAACCCGATCCCGGGCCTCGCCGAATTGGGCTGCGGGCTCGAAGACATCCACCCCGGGGTGGCCGAGGGCGTCAATGGCTCGAATGTTCGGCAAAGTGCGGGTCAAAGGCTTGTGGACTGTGACCTGAGCGGGGGAGAGCGCCGCGTAAGAGTCGCCTCGATCGGTGAGGTCATTCAATCGGACGTGACGTTCTTGGCGGATTTGGAGAACCATGGGATAGTTCCCGGCGCTGACGTGCGTGTTTATGCCGACGCGGACGCGATCGTTCTCGAAGCGGTCGCGGGGGAGTCGATCTCGCTCACGCCTTCTGATGCGGGACACATTGGGGTCGATTTAGTGTGA